From the Candidatus Cloacimonadota bacterium genome, the window GAGAATATTTTTAGTGAATTAGTGAATTGGTAAACTGGTTGAACTGGTTGAACTGGTTGAACTGGTTGAACTGGTTGAACCGATTCAACCGATTCAACTGATTCAACTAATCTGAGGTAAAATTATGCGAAAATTATTTATAAAATGTCCGAATTGCAAAACCACTCATTTTATCAATTTTTATGCAAAAAAACAATTTGTATGTCCAGAATGCAATTATCACTTAAGCCTTACTACAAATGAAAGGATTAAATTTCTAATAAAAGGTAGAAGTTTCAAAGAATATTTTAAAAAAATTAGGACCATAGACCCGTTGAATTTTGCGCGCTATCAAGAGAAGTTAAAAATCGCCCATAAGAAAAGCAAATCTAAATCTGCTGTAAAAGTTGGAATGGCTAAAATTGGGAAATATTCTGTAGTAATCGCAGTATTAGACCAAAATTTTATGATGGGAAGTATGGGAGCGGCTGTTGGTGAAAAGGTCACTCGAGCTGTAGAGCTCGCATTAAATAAGAATATTCCGTTAATAATTATCTCCGCATCTGGCGGTGCAAGAATGCAGGAAGGGGTTATCTCACTAATGCAGATGGCAAAAACAAGTGCAGCTTTAAAACGACTAAATAATGCAGGTTTACTGTTTATCTCTATACTTACTCATCCTACTACCGGGGGTGTAAGTGCTTCCTTTGCCTTTTTGGGTGATATTATCATTGCTGAACCCAATGCACTTATTGGATTTGCAGGTCCTCGTGTAATTCAACAAACTATTGGAGAGAAATTGCCAGAAGGATTTCAGCGCTCAGAATTCTTACTCAAGCACGGAATGATAGATATTATCTGCAATCGGATTAGTCTGAAAAGCATCCTTGAGAAAATTCTTAATATCCATCTCTCGTCTGGGGCAAAACTTTCACCTATTTCTAAAGATGTAATAAAGCCTTCTTCTCCAAGATATTCAATTATGGAGACCGTAACATTGGCAAGACATATTCAGCGTCCTACTACACTTGATTTTATCAACCTGATTTTTGACGATTTTATTGAACTTCACGGAGACAGATTCTTTGCTGATGACAAGGCAATGGTAGGTGGAATCGCCCTTTTTGAAGGAATTCCAGTTACAGTAATTGGACAGCAAAAAGGGAAAAATACGAAAGAGAATATCTATCGTCATTTTGGTATGGCTCATCCAGAAGGTTATAGAAAAGCACTTCGTTTGATGAAGCAGGCAGAAAAATTCAATCGCCCAATAATAAATTTGATTGATACACCAGGAGCATATCCGGGCATTGGAGCAGAAGAGCGTGGACAGGCAGAAGCCATTGCAAAAAATCTTCGTGAAATGTCTGACTTAAAAGTACCTATTATTAGTATTATTACAGGAGAAGGCGGGTCAGGTGGTGCATTGGGAATTGGTGTTGCAGATAAAATCTTAATGCTGGAAAACGCAATATATTCTGTAATTTCACCAGAAGGTTGTGCGTCAATTTTATGGAAAGACCCTAAAAAATCCAGAGAAGCTGCTGAAGCTCTAAAAATTTCCGCATTTGACTTGTTAAAGTTAGGCTTAATTGATGAAATAATTTCCGAACCTGAACAAGGTGCACATACTGATATTGAAAAAACTGCAAATTCATTGAAAACTGCAATCCATCTGCATTTAGAGAAACTGCTAAAATTTAATCCAGAAGAACTAATTGAACATCGCTATCAGAAATACCGTAAGATAAAATTTTATGAAGAATAATACAAATAAATCCTAAATCCTAATTTCTAATGTCAAATAAATGCCAAATTCTAAATGACAAAAATCAACTTTTTTGATTATTATAGAGAAAATAAAGGTTTTTGCATTTGATATTTGTACGCCAGTCCCGATTTATCGCTACTCCGTTTCGGAGCTGGCGGATCATTAGAATTTAGAAATTAGGATTTAGAACTTTAGAAAAATATGTATAAAATTATCCTAAATCCATTTGCAGGAAAAGGAAAGGCATTTCGTTCCATCCGCAAAATTAAAAAATTTTTCAATAAACACAAAATGCAATTTGAAATGGCAATTACTGATTCTCCAAAACAAGCTATAAACATCGCTTTAGAGAGCGCAAATAAAGGATTTGAATATATTGTTGCTGCTGGAGGGGATGGCACAATTAATGAAGTATTAAATGGAATAATGAAATCAAATAATCCTGAAGAGATAAAACCTGGAATTATCACTGTTGGCGGCGGTAATGACTTTATAAAAAATATTGATTATCCAAAAAAGATAGAAAAGCAGGTAAAACTACTGAGAAGACGAGTTACAAAGAAAGTTGATATTGGTCAAATTGAAGATTACTATTTTATAAATACACTTGGAATTGGGTTTGATGCTCAGGTAGCGATAACTTACTCAGAAAGCAAAACTTTTGATGGTTCTGCTGGATATATGAAAGCAATAATGAAAACCCTTATAAAATGTAAAAGCTATCCCGTGGAAATACAAATAAACGACATTTCAATCAAAGGTGATAAACTTTTTGTTTCTGTTGGAAATGGTAAATGTTGTGGTGGCAAATTTCATCTCACTCCTGATGCAAAAATTGATGATGGTCTCTTTGACTTCTGTATTATAGATAAAATATCAAGAAAAGAAATTATAAAATTGCTTCCAAAAGCTGTTAAAGCAAAACATATAAATTATCCAATGGTTACTATGCTAAAAGGAAAAGAAATTATTGTAAAATCAGATGAAGATTTACCTGTTTATTTGGATGGTGAAATTCCTGATTTGAAGGACAGAAAAAACATTGACATAAAAATACTCCCAAAAGAGATTAATTTAATTGTGCAATAGAAATGTTTAATGTGGGAGAACATAATGAAATATATTAAATCACTATTAGCAATAATTATCTTTTCATGCTTAATTGTAAGTTGCACCAGTCCGACAAGTAGTGAAAAAGCCAGTATAACCGGTAGAATTTTCTATACAGATTCTGGAAATCCTGCTATTGGTGCAAAAGTTATTTTAAGAAAAAATTTTGGACACGGGATGTCAAATGTTTTTTCCTTTTATGATAGCACTTATACAAGTAGCCTGGGATATTTTACATTCAATAATATAGAAAAGGGACTTTATGAACTTTATGCGTGTAAGTATAGTAATTCTGGGGAGCAAAATTTAACATATATCAGCCAACTTTCTAATTTAATAAATCTTACTGATGAGGAAACAACATATACGGTTGAAGATATTTTTCTAATTCCAATGCTTAATGAAGGTAAGATAAAAGGTAATTTGGTAATAAATACGATTCAATTGCCAGCAGACAGTGCTTTGGTAAACCTATGGAGACTCGAAGAGTGTACATTTACAAAAATTGATAGTGTTCTCTCCAATAGTAATGGAAATTTCTTATTTGAAAATGTAAGAACAGGAACTTATCATATTTATGCAAGTGCTATTGATACAAGTTGGGGCTTCCCCGTTAGTGCTTCTAAACCCTGCTTTTCCAATGGGAAAGATACCTGTAATCTTGATACATTGTTTTTGACATGTGTTGCTGTAGAAAAACCTGCCATCTACATCTATCCAGAAGAAGATTCCCAATTTCAGGTTAAACTAATTTTAAAAAATGGAACAAGAATTACTAAAAGCATTCCAGAATACAATTCTGGTTGGGATGTGTTTGTAGAAAAATCTGGTAGAATAAATAGCAAGTATGATTATCTCTTTTATGAAGCTTCTATAAAGATAATGCCTGAACTATCTTCTGGCTGGTGCATACTTCAAAAAAATCTAAAGAATGAACTGAATAATTTACTCTCAAAAACGGGTTTAACCCAAAATGAAACGAATGAATTTTTAGATTATTGGTTAAATAGACTGCAAGTTTACAAATATTATAAAATCTTTCCTGTTGTTAATCAGCAGTTAGATGAATTTGTAGAATTAGATATAACCCCTCAGCCCCAAACAATCTTTAGAATTTGGTTCTTCT encodes:
- a CDS encoding acetyl-CoA carboxylase carboxyltransferase subunit alpha; amino-acid sequence: MRKLFIKCPNCKTTHFINFYAKKQFVCPECNYHLSLTTNERIKFLIKGRSFKEYFKKIRTIDPLNFARYQEKLKIAHKKSKSKSAVKVGMAKIGKYSVVIAVLDQNFMMGSMGAAVGEKVTRAVELALNKNIPLIIISASGGARMQEGVISLMQMAKTSAALKRLNNAGLLFISILTHPTTGGVSASFAFLGDIIIAEPNALIGFAGPRVIQQTIGEKLPEGFQRSEFLLKHGMIDIICNRISLKSILEKILNIHLSSGAKLSPISKDVIKPSSPRYSIMETVTLARHIQRPTTLDFINLIFDDFIELHGDRFFADDKAMVGGIALFEGIPVTVIGQQKGKNTKENIYRHFGMAHPEGYRKALRLMKQAEKFNRPIINLIDTPGAYPGIGAEERGQAEAIAKNLREMSDLKVPIISIITGEGGSGGALGIGVADKILMLENAIYSVISPEGCASILWKDPKKSREAAEALKISAFDLLKLGLIDEIISEPEQGAHTDIEKTANSLKTAIHLHLEKLLKFNPEELIEHRYQKYRKIKFYEE
- a CDS encoding diacylglycerol kinase family protein; protein product: MYKIILNPFAGKGKAFRSIRKIKKFFNKHKMQFEMAITDSPKQAINIALESANKGFEYIVAAGGDGTINEVLNGIMKSNNPEEIKPGIITVGGGNDFIKNIDYPKKIEKQVKLLRRRVTKKVDIGQIEDYYFINTLGIGFDAQVAITYSESKTFDGSAGYMKAIMKTLIKCKSYPVEIQINDISIKGDKLFVSVGNGKCCGGKFHLTPDAKIDDGLFDFCIIDKISRKEIIKLLPKAVKAKHINYPMVTMLKGKEIIVKSDEDLPVYLDGEIPDLKDRKNIDIKILPKEINLIVQ
- a CDS encoding carboxypeptidase-like regulatory domain-containing protein → MKYIKSLLAIIIFSCLIVSCTSPTSSEKASITGRIFYTDSGNPAIGAKVILRKNFGHGMSNVFSFYDSTYTSSLGYFTFNNIEKGLYELYACKYSNSGEQNLTYISQLSNLINLTDEETTYTVEDIFLIPMLNEGKIKGNLVINTIQLPADSALVNLWRLEECTFTKIDSVLSNSNGNFLFENVRTGTYHIYASAIDTSWGFPVSASKPCFSNGKDTCNLDTLFLTCVAVEKPAIYIYPEEDSQFQVKLILKNGTRITKSIPEYNSGWDVFVEKSGRINSKYDYLFYEASIKIMPELSSGWCILQKNLKNELNNLLSKTGLTQNETNEFLDYWLNRLQVYKYYKIFPVVNQQLDEFVELDITPQPQTIFRIWFFFQGCDKFEALPSPQIKNFKREGTTVIEWGGMLLN